A segment of the bacterium genome:
GTCATCCGTAATGTAAACCGTCCCGCGCGACTTATTGGCGAGATGCTTGAAAATATAGCCAGGCAGGCCCACGGAGTCCAGCACCGCACTCGGACCCTCATCCCGGTAAAGGGCCCCGGGATAACTCCACGAATTCAGGAAATAGACCTCGCCCTTTCCGAATTGATGACGGACCATGAGCGGAGAAAAATCCTCATCATCGCAAAGCATCACCTCCACGTCGCCGGTTATCTCCATCTCCCCCATGCACGTGTGCATGGTGCCGAAACGACGGGGATAGGCAAACTCGAACTGGCTGTTCATCCGGGAAGACTCGGAGGTCGCCCAATAGAAACGCTTGCCCCGCCCCTTGACCTTAACCCCGCACAATTCAGAGAAATCACCGCCCCGCACCAGTTCTGTAACGGCATAATTCCCATAATTGCGGGTTTCATTGGTTGAAAGATGAGGGATCGAGATGAAAATACGCCCTCCCCGCCTAACATACTGCGAGATCAAAGCATATTGTTCTTCCGAACAGGTATTCCAGCCGGTAAAAATCAAGGTTTGATAATTCTCCACCAGGAAATCGACATCTATTTTCCCGGATAAACTCACGATATCCACGGGTCCGTAAGGGGTCCCTGAAATATAGCGGTTATAGTATTTCCCGGTAATATTCCGCCTTGGGAAAAAGACTTTCTTGGCGAGATCCCAACCCCGTTCCGGCGCCCCTTCAAACCAGAGCGGGTTTTGGTCCGCGAGGTTGTAGGCCCCGGCAATAGCCCGGTTGGGATTGAATTCGTCACAACACGTCAACAGGTCAAGGTTCCCTTTAGCTAATGCGATCCTCGTCTCCGGCTGTCCCGCTGGGGTCCCGTTCTCCTTTACATAATCATAGAAGTCGGAGATTTCCTGCCGGTACCGCCGGGCGTGCGGCGAGTCGTAGTTAATGGTGTGATAGTGACGACGGGCCTCGTCCACGTAATCAGCCGAACGATTGTAATCATTTTTCCGCCCGGGTTGATGCAACTTTGGCATTTCAGTCACCATCGGGGAATCCTCACAGAGATTTGACTGCAAGTACCAGTTCCCGCATTCATTGATCAACATTTTCGAGCCTGACATGTACTTGATATACATGCCGTTCCGGAACGATTCAAACCGGTATTTACAGCTATAGGGCAACCACGCATACCACTCGTGATTCATATGGGTGCCCCACCCCGCCAGGCCATATTGCCGGGCAAGGCCCCGACACAGCGCCGAGGCCATATTGTCGGCATAATCTTCAAACAGCGGAAATTCTATGCCGGCCTGAATCTCGTAATCCACGGCAAATGAGCCGCCGGTCGACATCAGCATCCCCCACCCCGCCTGATGATATTCATCGCACTTCGCCTTGACGGTGGCCCGGAAACCGTCAGCAAGCTGACTGAGCTTCACCCCTTCGGCGGCGCTGATCGATGTCAGGGACTCGTCAAACCGGAATGTAAATATCTCCCCGAAATCGGAGCCAAGATACCTGTCGCCAAAGCGCGAAAGCATTTCAGAATATTTCTTTTCTGCGTGGGAATAGATGACCATGGAATACAAGTTCTTTTCTGCCGCCTTTTCAATGAAATCAATCATCCCTTCGCCGAAACGCGCATCACTCTTCGCAATTTCAGGCCAATCCCCCGGGGAGAGCATCTTCCGGTTTTTCCAGTCTGGCTGCGGAATGTCGACGCCGTCCTTAAACATCCCTCGCCACCAGGCCGCCGCCTTCAATTGGCTGCCAAGACAGTTTGGCCAAAGCTGGACAATGTTCCCCTGGTTCTCTTCGATCGTCTTGTCCAAATACCATTCCGGCGCATGATCCTCAGGGTTCCAACAGGTGAACAGGCGTCCAAGTCCGATGGTGTAATCGGCAAAAGACACATAGATGGCTGAGCCAATGAATATTCCGCACGGAGGCAACCGTAATATTCTGTCCGACATAGCGACACTCTCTCCCTGTCAGTTATTCTGACTCCCTTGATCGTCACACGCCATAACCGGGCGAACAAGTCGCCATTTGTGACATGTTGCGCTGTATTGTGACATAGAACGGGACAAGAGATCAGCACCTCACCCTGCAGACGAAGAGGTACTTCTGTCCCGATCGGCATCTTGCGGTATGACAGGTAGAATCAGTCGCGATGGGTATTCCCGCGAATGGTAAACCATCTGGACCGATTCCTGTAGTTCAGCTTCATCGCCCGCCGTCCTGCCGGTATTCGGGTTACGGGAATAATGAGGAAAATTGCTTCCGGCAATTTCCAGCCGGACGCCATGCCCCTGCATGAAGACATAGGCGGTTACATCCACTTCAAAACTGAATTCATATACGGTACCGGGGTTCATCAGTTGCGGCTCCTTTTCGATTCCGCCGCGGAAACGTGCCCGCATGATCCCGTCACAGACATTATACGGCCTTCCGTCAGGATACACATCCACCAGCTTGACGGCAAAATCAGCATCAGGCGTTGAGGCGGCGGCGAAAAGCGTAACGGACACAGGACCGGTTACCTCCATCGGTTGTTCCAATGGCGGCAAGGTGTAAACCAGCACATCCTGTCTATTTTCGATATCAGACTGGTCGCGTTGCCCCGCATTTCCCACCCCGCGACCGCCACAGGTAGGGACCGGGTTTTGAGGGTCACTGATAAAGATATCCGGCGGACACTCATTCCCGTCAAGCTTGAACCGGCTCAGACGCCCATCCCCGCTCGCTGTATTGGCATGCCCATTGCCCCCGAGATAAAAAGGAGTCCAGTTCGTCCGCTTAAGCGGCCATTCATTCTCAAACCGCCATTTGTTTTCGCCCATGACGAAAATCTGGAGAGGCGACGGATTCCCAGCTGATTCCGGGACCTGGCCTTTCAATAAGCATGTCAGGAAGTCGATTTCATGGTCTTCAGTAACGAGGGCAGCCGGGCCATAATCCAATTCACCCTCCTTGACATTAACCCCATGCCCCCAAGGGCCGATTCTCAAGCAAGAATACTTTTGACGCGGGGTTGAAGCAATGCCCGGGCTGTTGATGATTTCACTGAAAAAGGTAAACACTTTTGAGCCGATATGGTCGAACCAGCTATTCTGAAGAAATACGCCTACCTCGGTATCCCGGAAGCGGATTTTACTGGTTTTTTCTTTCCAATAGTTGTCCCTGCCATCGTGAGCCACAATCTCTTTCCATGAGGGACAAGGAATGCCGGCCTCGTCGTCTAACGAGGAAAGCGGTGTTTTCTTCAATAGTTCCGGCCAGTCTGGCAAAAGAGTCCCTTCGCTTTTGCGTTGTGTCATCCCCACATGCCAGGCGAGCATGAAAGCCAACGTCAATACTCCATGGGTGTAATACACCGAGTAAAGATCGTTCTGAATGGCGGACGGCGCGATCGCTTTGAGTGCGGGATGCCGGCTGGCCGCCGCCGCCAACTGGGTAAAGCCGGCGTAGGAGCCTCCCACCATGCCGATATTGCCGTCACACCACGACTGTCCCTGTATCCACTCAAGCAGCGCATAGGCATCATCCTGCTCATTCACCCATGGCGTGAAATTACCACCAGACTTAAACCGGCCTCGACAATCCGCACATACAAAGGCAAACCCGTGCCCGGCCCACTTCATCGCAGCTGGAAGATGACCACTGGTGACATCATAGGGGGACAGGAGCAGGACGACAGGGTACGCCCTGGCGTCATCGGGAGGCAGATACACATTGCACGTCAACTTCACGCCATCGCGCATGATTACTGGTTCATCAGTGATCATTTTTTGAATCCTCAGAAAGGGGCCTACTTTCCCCATGGAACACGCACGCCTCTCCACCGCGTTTCTTCCATTCCTTGTATACCATGGCGAGCAATATCAAACCCAAGCTAGCGAAAAAAAGTTGCCAGCCCGGAATTAACCGGTAACAGAAGTCTTGCCCGTAGATCATATCCGGGTAAATCCGCCGCATCCGATCGATGTACAGGCCCCCGATGATACCTGAGGCCACACCGACCAGCGCGGTACAAATTGCCAGAAACGAACAGAACTGGCCAAATTGCTCACGGGGGAAGAGGCGCATGTAAAGCGGCATGAGCGTTGCGGCATAGATTTGCCAGAAGATCACACTAATGACGTTCAAACTCAAAAGGATCTTGAAATTAACGGATGGCTCGAAATGGGTGAACAGCCACACGAAGTTGAGCGGCATCCAGATGACCATCCCCAGCTTCAGCCACACCATCACCCGCATGGGATGGAACCGGTCCGCCAGCATTCCCGCCGGATAGGCCAGCAACCCTGTCGCCACACTCGTAATACCGGCAAGGATCCCGATTTGTGCCAGCGTGAGGCCCAATGACAAATACATGAACACAAGGAATGCGGCACAAGCCGAGGCCAGGGTCCACACCATGGTATGCAGGTAAAGGAGCACGAATAACTTCTGATGGAGACACTCCTTCACATAGACGCGTATCCTGGCCAGGGAGCCATCACCCACCGGGCGCGAGGAAGGAGGGGGATACTCCCCTTCTTTCACGCGGAAACACATCATCACAAATCCGACGCAATACAGTAAGCCGGCCACTACAAAAATAACCCTCATGTGGGTCAGCGCGTGCTGGAAAACGAAAAATTCATAGAGCGCGCCCCCAGCCAGGCCTACCACACGGGCCAAGGCAAGGAAACGGGCAATCACCTCCCGCGGAACCACATCGTTGAAAAAATAGTAGAACAGCGTACTGATGAATAATTCAGCAATCCGGAATAGAGCAATAACGGCACCAATCACCCCGATGGTAATGGCACTCAAGCTTAACCCGGTTGCCCGCCCAAGCCCGAGATCGTACAAACCCCGTCCAATTTCTGGGAAAAACCCCATTACACACAGGAGGATCCCGATAAATGGCGAGGCGATCAGCATAAAAGGACGGCGCCTGCCCCACGAACTGCGATAACGGTCACTGGCGGTACTGATCAACGGATTGAGGAGCAAGTTGAGAATCTGGGGTAGACTCACCATGACGGCGCCGATCACCCAGTTTGGCGCCTGAAGTTCCTTGATCTTCAGGGGGATAATGCTGGCCCACACCTTCTCCATGATGACGAAACAGAAGTCGCCCCATAGCAGCCAGAAGAACAGCGTGACCAGCCCGGCGGCCGTATAGGTCAGCGTGCCGGCCTGGTACGTTTTACAAGGTACCCCGTCAGCGGATGCCGAAGGACCCTCGGGTGTCAGCGGGCTATTCATAATCAGGACTATTCAGCGACCGGGGCCCTGCTTTTCTTGCGCTTTATACCCAACCCTGATTCCGCGATCTCGCCTTTGCAGTTATCAACCATCACATCGATATCCGGACCTTTTGCCTCGTATACGATGGAACAATCGCTGAACTCACAGTTTTTGAAGTGAACCAGACGGGTGTCGCTGTCGGCAATGAAGTGCACATTTGTGAGATTGCAGTCCACGAAACTGAAATAGGTTCCCTTGATCCGCTTGACGTCGTTAAGGGTTTCGTGTTCGAACCTGAGAGGACGCGTTTCAACGGACTTCGCCGGCGTGTGGACGAAGCCGTCATTAAATCCCTTGGGATCAAATATGATAGAGAGGGTCTGGAATTTTTCGTAAAGATTTCCCTGCATACTGGCAACGCCCGTCCGTGTCTTGAAGCCGGTGTCGCCCATGAAATGGTTCTTACGGAAGGTATAGTTGTGCGTACGGCCCCACACGTACACATTCTTCTCGAATTGATTCCCTTCAAATATCATCTCACTCCCGGCGCAAACCACGAGGTCGCCCTTGCGGTTGTCCTTGAAGGTGTTGTTCCTGAACACGACATCCTGCATAAAGTCCCACCCATCTTCAAAATCGATACCACACCCCGGTGCGGTACCCCCGTTTCCTTCAAATCGGTTTTCCTCGATGAGCCATCGCTGCCCCCCGCAAAACGCGAAGCCCAACCGCCTGTTGCCCGCGAGAATGTTATGATGAAAATGCACGTCCATCGGGGGGCGGGAACTGAGAACGGCCCCGTAGAGTGAAGGAGCTTCAGGGCCTTTGGCCTCAGGCTGATTAAATTCCAAACGAACGAATTTCCCGCCTTCCGGTATCGCTGTTTTCTTAAACTGAATACAGGATTTCTTCTGAAGGAACTTCATATCCTTGTCATAGAAGCATGCCTGATAATACCGATCCATCACCGCCGGATAACTCATATACCCGAACATGAACCCGAACTCGAGTTCCCCATTGAATTCCTCACCCGGCAGTTCATAGGGTTTTATCGTCCGCGTCTTCAGTGCATCCGGCTCCGGTACGCCGGCGTTTGAAAGGGCACCCTGTTCAAGGTTTTTCGCCATCACCTTCAGACAGCGCTTGGCGTCCTTGAACGGAAGACCGGCATTGGAACGGATGCCATCGCCGGTACAATTGGTGACGGTGACATGATCGACCTCCAAATTGACGCCTCCATCGAAGACCAGACCGCACCCCCACTCGTGCGTCCCCGGCACGGTCTTGTAGTCATGTGACTCCTTGTCCCCGCACAGTCGGCCGTTAGTAAGTCTGACATTTTCAGCCCCGTGCTCAAACCTGAAGATGGCATATTTCGGGAGCCCGTTTGGATTGATCCTGAACGTTGCCCCATTCAGGTCAATGATCATATCCTTGTTGATGATCACCACCGGGTTTGACTCGCCAATCAGGTAGGTCCCGGGCGGAAATACAATCCGATTGGCTCCTGCCGCCTGAGCCTCCCGAAGGGCCAGGTTGATTCCTTGCGAGGTTTCAACAGGATTTGTGGCATTGCAGCTGATGTGAAATTTATCGAGGTCAATGCGGTATTCCCGGGTATGCTTCGAGTCGTCCGCCGTCGCTTTCGGGGTTTTAGTAATCGCGACCGGCGTCGCTTTCAAGTTCCCATGATAGGCCCCGTCCATTTTGCCGTTTCGGGCTTCTTCAGGCACCCACTCGTACTTGTTTTCCGAACTGAAGCAAGGATGGACGAGCACACATGCCGCCATGAGTGCTGTGATAATGGCCTCTTTTGCTTTTTCAGGAAGGGTTAACATGCCGCTTATTCTTCCACGTCTCTTCAGGGCACACAAGACTCCCATTTGTGACATGTTACGGTGAATTGTGATGACCCTCGCTTTTATTTGGTCGTAGACCATCCCTGCTTCGCTAAAGCTACGCAGGGCAGGCCGTAGCTCAAGCCGAACGGCGCCGAGCGAAGGCTACCAAAGGTGCTTGTGCGCGAAGGCATGTCCAGATCCGGTCTTGAAATATTGCTCAAGCCGCCGGGCCTGATCTTCAGTACGTACTGCCACGTACGTAACGATTTCCCACGGGCAAAACCTTGAAGTATAGGGGCATTCCCCGGCATTGTGGGTAATCAGTCGAGATTCAACATCCGAAGTCATTCCCACATACGTTTTATTGGGCCGAGAGATGCTTCGAATCAAATAGACAAAGTACATCCTGTGATCGTGCCCTCCTACGCCCTGCGGCTTCGCCTTGTGCTTCGCAGGGCATCCTTCGCTCGGCGCCTATGGCTTGGTCGTAGACCATCCGTAGCTCAAGCCGAACGGCGCCGAGCGAAGGATGGAGCGGGCGACCGGGTTCGAACCGGCGACCATCTGCTTGGAAGGCAGAGACTCTACCAACTGAGTTACACCCGCTTTGTGTGGTAAGACAGCGCTTCTTATATCAGACGCTGCTGGAAGCGTCAACATTGTGCGCTGGACTCCAAAATCAGGCGTGGTATGATTGACCGAATATTTAGGAGAAACCCATGAAAAAGAAGAATGATTTTATCGTTAAAGACATGTCGCTGGCCGCTTTCGGCCGCAAGGAAATCGAACTGGCCGAGAAGGAAATGCCCGGCCTGATGGCCATGCGCGCGGAATTCGGCAAGAAGAAACCCCTCAAGGGCGCCCGTATCACCGGCTCGCTCCATATGACGATTCAGACCGCCGTCCTGATCGAAACGCTCCAGGATCTGGGCGCCAAGGTCCGCTGGGCCAGCTGCAATATCTTCTCCACCCAGGATCATGCCGCCGCCGGCATCGCCGCCACGGGTACCCCGGTCTTCGCCGTCAAGGGCGAGTCCCTGGAAGACTACTGGGATTACACCGACCGGATTCTGGACTGGGGTAACGGACAGGGTCCGAATATGATTCTCGATGACGGCGGCGATGCGACCCTGTTTGTGCATCTGGGCTTCCGGGCCGAGGAAGATCCCTCCATCCTCAACCGCAAACCGGAGAGCCATGAGGAAGCCATCCTGCTGGCCCAGCTCAAGAAGTCCCTCAAGAAGGACCCCAAGCGCTTCCACCGGATTATCAAGGAGATTCGCGGCGTCAGCGAAGAGACCACCACCGGGGTTCACCGCCTGGAGCAGATGCACGCCCGGGGCGAACTGATGATGCCGGCCTTCAACGTCAATGACTCGGTCACCAAGTCGAAGTTCGACAACCTCTACGGCTGCCGCCACTCCCTGACGGACGGGATCATGCGCGCCACCGATGTGATGCTGGCCGGCAAAATCTGTGTCGTGGCCGGCTACGGCGACGTCGGCAAGGGCTGTTGCCAGTCCCTGCGTGGCCAGGGCGCCCGCGTGATCGTGACGGAAATCGATCCGATCTGCGCCTTGCAGGCCGCGATGGAAGGGTATCAGCTCATGACGATGGATGAGGCCTGCCCGATCGCCGACGTCTTTGTCACCGCCACCGGCTGCAGTGATGTGATCACCGAGAAGCACATGCGCCAGATGAAGGACATGGCCATCGTCTGTAACATCGGCCACTTCGACAGCGAAATCCAGGTCGAGGCGGTTAAGAAGTATAAGTGGCTGGAAATCAAGCCGCAGGTCCACAAAATCACGTTCCCCAGCAAGCGCAGCATCATCATGCTGGCCGAGGGACGGCTCGTGAATCTGGGTTGCGCCACGGGTCACCCCAGCTTTGTGATGTCGGCCAGCTTCACCAATCAGGTGATGGCCCAGATCGAGCTCTACACGGACACGGCCAAGTATCCCGTGGGCGTGTACGTGCTGCCCAAGCGGCTGGACGAGAAGGTCGCGGCCCTGCACCTTGGCAAGCTCGGTGTCAAACTCGAGAAGCTTACCAAGAAACAGTCCAAATATCTCGGAATCCCTGAAAATGGTCCCTTCAAGCCCGCGCATTACCGGTATTGATGGGCGACCGTCTCACATTCCCGCCCAACTCCGTGGCACTGGTTACCGGTGCCACGGGCTTTACCGGGGCCGTACTCATAAAAAAACTTTGTGAGTGCGGGATCCGCGTCAGCGCCATCGCCCGCGCCTCCTCCAACCGGGAGGCCTTGCAGGCGCTTCCGATTGAATGGATCGAAGGCAATGTCTACGATCCCGACACCGTCACACGGGCCGTCGCGGGCGTGGATTTCATTTTTCATGTGGCTGCGGCCTACCGGGAAGCCGGCATTGCCGATGAGACTTACCGTAAAGTTCATGTGGACAGCACCCAGTTACTGGCTCGTGCCGCGCTCAACAACCCCGGCTTCAAGCGGTTTGTGCATGTGTCCACGGTCGGCGTGCATGGGCATATCGAGACCCCTCCCGCCAATGAGTTGTATCCCTTCAGTCCGGGCGATATCTATCAGCAAACCAAGGCGGAAGCGGAATTATGGCTCCGGGATTTCGCGCCAAAAAACGGACTGCCCTTCACGGTCATCCGGCCGGCGGCCATCTATGGCCCCGGTGACCGGCGTCTGCTGAAGATTTTCAAGATGGCGACCTGGCCGGTTTTCCCGGTTCTCGGCCGTTCCCGCGGTCAGTTGTACCACCTTATCCACGTCGAGGATCTGGCGGGAATTTTCATTCAGGCGGCCCTGCATCCCAAGGCGCAGGGGGAAGTGTTTATCGGCGGCGATCCCCGCGCCCTGGCCCTGGCGGACATCGTCAGTATCATCAGCACCGAATATGGCCGCCAGGCCCGGATGCTGCGCATCCCTGCCTGGCCCTTCTTCTGGCTGGCCGCCCTGTGCGAAACCGTATGCCGGCCCTTCGGAATTGCCCCGCCGATCTATAGGCGCCGGGTCGCTTTTTTCACGAAGGACCGTTCATTTGACACCACGAAGCTGCGAACGCTCCTGGACTTTCACTACAGCCGGACCACCGAGCAGGGCCTGCGCGAAACCGCCCGCTGGTATCGGGACCATAACTGGATATAAGAACAATGGAGGGCGCCGCTCTGTCGGCGCCAGCGTGAATCACTTGACTTTATCGAGCTAAGGCGTAATCAATATCACCCTATTTATAGCAGGAGTAACTGATGAATGACGTAAGTATTATCGATATGATGATCCGTGGGTGGCCGGTTCT
Coding sequences within it:
- a CDS encoding CocE/NonD family hydrolase, translating into MITDEPVIMRDGVKLTCNVYLPPDDARAYPVVLLLSPYDVTSGHLPAAMKWAGHGFAFVCADCRGRFKSGGNFTPWVNEQDDAYALLEWIQGQSWCDGNIGMVGGSYAGFTQLAAAASRHPALKAIAPSAIQNDLYSVYYTHGVLTLAFMLAWHVGMTQRKSEGTLLPDWPELLKKTPLSSLDDEAGIPCPSWKEIVAHDGRDNYWKEKTSKIRFRDTEVGVFLQNSWFDHIGSKVFTFFSEIINSPGIASTPRQKYSCLRIGPWGHGVNVKEGELDYGPAALVTEDHEIDFLTCLLKGQVPESAGNPSPLQIFVMGENKWRFENEWPLKRTNWTPFYLGGNGHANTASGDGRLSRFKLDGNECPPDIFISDPQNPVPTCGGRGVGNAGQRDQSDIENRQDVLVYTLPPLEQPMEVTGPVSVTLFAAASTPDADFAVKLVDVYPDGRPYNVCDGIMRARFRGGIEKEPQLMNPGTVYEFSFEVDVTAYVFMQGHGVRLEIAGSNFPHYSRNPNTGRTAGDEAELQESVQMVYHSREYPSRLILPVIPQDADRDRSTSSSAG
- a CDS encoding MFS transporter, which gives rise to MNSPLTPEGPSASADGVPCKTYQAGTLTYTAAGLVTLFFWLLWGDFCFVIMEKVWASIIPLKIKELQAPNWVIGAVMVSLPQILNLLLNPLISTASDRYRSSWGRRRPFMLIASPFIGILLCVMGFFPEIGRGLYDLGLGRATGLSLSAITIGVIGAVIALFRIAELFISTLFYYFFNDVVPREVIARFLALARVVGLAGGALYEFFVFQHALTHMRVIFVVAGLLYCVGFVMMCFRVKEGEYPPPSSRPVGDGSLARIRVYVKECLHQKLFVLLYLHTMVWTLASACAAFLVFMYLSLGLTLAQIGILAGITSVATGLLAYPAGMLADRFHPMRVMVWLKLGMVIWMPLNFVWLFTHFEPSVNFKILLSLNVISVIFWQIYAATLMPLYMRLFPREQFGQFCSFLAICTALVGVASGIIGGLYIDRMRRIYPDMIYGQDFCYRLIPGWQLFFASLGLILLAMVYKEWKKRGGEACVFHGESRPLSEDSKNDH
- a CDS encoding right-handed parallel beta-helix repeat-containing protein, translated to MLTLPEKAKEAIITALMAACVLVHPCFSSENKYEWVPEEARNGKMDGAYHGNLKATPVAITKTPKATADDSKHTREYRIDLDKFHISCNATNPVETSQGINLALREAQAAGANRIVFPPGTYLIGESNPVVIINKDMIIDLNGATFRINPNGLPKYAIFRFEHGAENVRLTNGRLCGDKESHDYKTVPGTHEWGCGLVFDGGVNLEVDHVTVTNCTGDGIRSNAGLPFKDAKRCLKVMAKNLEQGALSNAGVPEPDALKTRTIKPYELPGEEFNGELEFGFMFGYMSYPAVMDRYYQACFYDKDMKFLQKKSCIQFKKTAIPEGGKFVRLEFNQPEAKGPEAPSLYGAVLSSRPPMDVHFHHNILAGNRRLGFAFCGGQRWLIEENRFEGNGGTAPGCGIDFEDGWDFMQDVVFRNNTFKDNRKGDLVVCAGSEMIFEGNQFEKNVYVWGRTHNYTFRKNHFMGDTGFKTRTGVASMQGNLYEKFQTLSIIFDPKGFNDGFVHTPAKSVETRPLRFEHETLNDVKRIKGTYFSFVDCNLTNVHFIADSDTRLVHFKNCEFSDCSIVYEAKGPDIDVMVDNCKGEIAESGLGIKRKKSRAPVAE
- a CDS encoding GIY-YIG nuclease family protein, with the translated sequence MYFVYLIRSISRPNKTYVGMTSDVESRLITHNAGECPYTSRFCPWEIVTYVAVRTEDQARRLEQYFKTGSGHAFAHKHLW
- the ahcY gene encoding adenosylhomocysteinase codes for the protein MKKKNDFIVKDMSLAAFGRKEIELAEKEMPGLMAMRAEFGKKKPLKGARITGSLHMTIQTAVLIETLQDLGAKVRWASCNIFSTQDHAAAGIAATGTPVFAVKGESLEDYWDYTDRILDWGNGQGPNMILDDGGDATLFVHLGFRAEEDPSILNRKPESHEEAILLAQLKKSLKKDPKRFHRIIKEIRGVSEETTTGVHRLEQMHARGELMMPAFNVNDSVTKSKFDNLYGCRHSLTDGIMRATDVMLAGKICVVAGYGDVGKGCCQSLRGQGARVIVTEIDPICALQAAMEGYQLMTMDEACPIADVFVTATGCSDVITEKHMRQMKDMAIVCNIGHFDSEIQVEAVKKYKWLEIKPQVHKITFPSKRSIIMLAEGRLVNLGCATGHPSFVMSASFTNQVMAQIELYTDTAKYPVGVYVLPKRLDEKVAALHLGKLGVKLEKLTKKQSKYLGIPENGPFKPAHYRY
- a CDS encoding NAD-dependent epimerase/dehydratase family protein; the protein is MGDRLTFPPNSVALVTGATGFTGAVLIKKLCECGIRVSAIARASSNREALQALPIEWIEGNVYDPDTVTRAVAGVDFIFHVAAAYREAGIADETYRKVHVDSTQLLARAALNNPGFKRFVHVSTVGVHGHIETPPANELYPFSPGDIYQQTKAEAELWLRDFAPKNGLPFTVIRPAAIYGPGDRRLLKIFKMATWPVFPVLGRSRGQLYHLIHVEDLAGIFIQAALHPKAQGEVFIGGDPRALALADIVSIISTEYGRQARMLRIPAWPFFWLAALCETVCRPFGIAPPIYRRRVAFFTKDRSFDTTKLRTLLDFHYSRTTEQGLRETARWYRDHNWI